From the genome of Brassica oleracea var. oleracea cultivar TO1000 chromosome C4, BOL, whole genome shotgun sequence:
AAATATTTAATTACAGAGATATGATTATAAGTTAGTAAATGCAAAAATCAATAAAAATTAGAAATTTGAATGGCTGTTCCGCTCAACTATCTCTCCTAATCGAAAAGTCGTACGTATTCTAGTAATTTTTTTATAATATGGTCCAATTTTTCGTAACAACAAGTCGCTGCCAAAAAAAAAAAAAAAAAAAAAAAAAACAAGCAAAAACTCCTTAACACCAAGAACAGTAGAAGAAAAAACAGTAAAGGGGATTAAGATTTCTGGGATTAAGAGTTAAGCGCCCGACCATGGTGGGAGCCTGGGTGCCGGTTTCGGGCGAAAAAGATGGAGCGAGCAGCATTCTCTCACAGAAGAGAAAACGTTCTTCCAAATCTTCACCTGATAAGAGACTCTCGCCGGCGCTGCTTGATCTGAATGTTCTGGATTGCCCCATTTGCTTCGAAGCATTCACGATTCCTATCTTCCAGGTTTTGTTTCTCACATGAACTAATGGCATCTTCTCAGTTCTCACTCTGCATTTGGAAGAAGATGCTTCCATAGCTTTTGATTATTTTTACCGATGTTTAAAGAAACTCATGTCTCTAATTGTAGTTTCTTGAAACTATAAACTATAACTTGGGGTTTTAATCACACATTGGGTTTTGTATTTCAGTGTGAGAATGGACATTTAGCTTGCTCTTCTTGCTGTCCCAAAATGAGTAACAAATGTCCAACATGTGCTTTGCCTACTGGTCACATTCGCTGCAGAGCAATGGAGAGTGTTGTTGAATCAGTTTGTGTCCCATGCCCAAACGCCAAATCTGGATGCACCGAGAATCTCTCTTATGGGAAGCAGTTGACCCACGAGAAGGAGTGCGACTTCTCTCCTTGCTCCTGCCCTGAACAGGACTGCGATTACACTGGACCATACAAAGATCTCTACCGTCACTATGATTCCACCGCACACCATGAGAGATTCAATTGGTTCCTTTGCGGCCAACCCTTCACTGCCCAGATGGACATCAGTGATAAGATATTAATCAAAAGAGGGTGTAATTTGATTATATTGATTGCAGTGCAGTGTTTCAGGGAGCCGTGTGGTGTTTACGTTACTGTAAGCTGCATTGCACCACCTTCTCCAAAAGCTAGAGAGTTTTCATATGATATCACCTACACTACTGAGGATGGATACACTATGATTTACAAATCTCCAGCAGTAAAAAGAATTCTTAAAGTTAGCTTTGAAACTCCTCGAGACAATTTCATGTTGATCCCTCACAATTTGCTTCGTGGTGATTTGTTGAAGTTGGAGATTTGCATCAATGAGTTGAACCAAGAGTAATAAGGTCGTTGGTGATTTATAAGATCGGCACTTTTGATGTTCCTATGGCAGAATCTATCTTTCTATCTTCAATGTTATCTTTTGTCATTGTATAATTAACATTTTAAGTTTTAACCTTAGGAACTAAGATATGACTTATTTCTTGATGATTCTCATCTTTTTATGACTTGTAACTCTATATACAGTAATTGCTTCCGGTGCATTCCAGTGAAAAGTGGAAGAAGGCTTCCCCTTCTTTAATTGAACCACTGATCAGTCATCCTCTTCTTCTATACTTAGCAGTTACAGCCAGGAAACAAAGCAATCAGTTGATAACCAAATACTACCTCACGCAAACACTTGCGTAAACAAAAATAACATCCAACAGAAAACATCCACAGGAAACCCTCATGTCCCTAATGACATTTCAGCAACCAAAAGAAAAAGAAGAATCTAAAAACAACAACCTGGATCATGAAATCATTTGATTTAACCTTCATAAACTTGGTAGATTGCATACATCTAAAACTAACGCAGGAATCAAAACCTTGCAGAGAATATAATAACAAAATAACAGAGCAGAGCAAGGCTTACACTCTTGAGTGGTTGAAAATTGCAAGAAGGTTTGGATCAGATCAGTGTCTTAGCAAGAATTTAGGGTCTTCTTCTTACAGATTTAAGGACCCTTTTTACCAATTATTTTTATTGGTCTTGTAAAAAGAAAAAAATTGCACAGGGTCTGTAGAAAACATTAGCCAGGCCTGGATCAGATACAATAAATTCAGAAGAGATGTAAGAACTAGTGATCTATATAATATAGAGCTTTGGGTCACAACCCTTATTAAACAAGTAGAAGCATATAAGGCAGCATCACAACACATTAATGTAACCAAACCAAGAACAGGAGAAATTATATGAGCTACAACGCCTTGTCAACTAATCACAGAATCTCAGAAACCTTCAACATCACATTATCTCAACTGAAGAAAAGAAGGAACATGAAAATCTATACCTCATCTTGAACGACAACTGATAGGATACAAGAAGACTCGCTAGTTAACGTTGAAGCGGTGCCAAGGAAATCAACAAGACTACATAAGCCAAACAGCAAATATCTTTAAAAATATAT
Proteins encoded in this window:
- the LOC106340000 gene encoding E3 ubiquitin-protein ligase SINA-like 7; the protein is MVGAWVPVSGEKDGASSILSQKRKRSSKSSPDKRLSPALLDLNVLDCPICFEAFTIPIFQCENGHLACSSCCPKMSNKCPTCALPTGHIRCRAMESVVESVCVPCPNAKSGCTENLSYGKQLTHEKECDFSPCSCPEQDCDYTGPYKDLYRHYDSTAHHERFNWFLCGQPFTAQMDISDKILIKRGCNLIILIAVQCFREPCGVYVTVSCIAPPSPKAREFSYDITYTTEDGYTMIYKSPAVKRILKVSFETPRDNFMLIPHNLLRGDLLKLEICINELNQE